A window of Coturnix japonica isolate 7356 chromosome 2, Coturnix japonica 2.1, whole genome shotgun sequence contains these coding sequences:
- the GGCT gene encoding gamma-glutamylcyclotransferase, with the protein MDVCGDGVLYFAYGSNLLRERLLLRNPSAAFCARGRLQDFKLTFGHHQGRTSSIWHGGTATIVQSPGDEVWGIVWKLNASNISSLDKQEGVEDGIYVPIEVNVHAEEGKILTCRSYQMKDYVCGPPSPQYKKVICMGAKQNGLPAEYQKKLEAIETNNYAGPVPILEEIEATIKANKTNFA; encoded by the exons ATGGATGTGTGCGGGGATGGCGTGCTGTACTTCGCGTACGGCAGCAACCTGCTGCgggagaggctgctgctgcGCAACCCCTCGGCGGCATTCTGCGCCCGGGGCCGCCTGCAG GATTTTAAGCTCACTTTTGGCCATCATCAAGGCAGGACAAGTTCTATCTGGCATGGAGGTACAGCTACCATTGTTCAGAGCCCTGGAGACGAAGTGTGGGGAATAGTGTGGAAATTGAACGCTAGCAATATAAGTTCTCTGGATAA GCAAGAGGGAGTTGAAGATGGCATTTATGTCCCAATAGAAGTTAATGTCCACgctgaagaaggaaagattcTGACCTGTCGAAGCTACCAGATGAAGGACTATGTTTGTGGTCCCCCTTCTCCACAGTATAAAAAG gTTATCTGCATGGGTGCAAAACAGAATGGCTTGCCAGCTGAGTATCAGAAGAAATTAGAAGCTATTGAAACTAATAACTATGCAGGACCGGTGCCAATCCTAGAAGAAATTGAAGCTActattaaagcaaacaaaacaaattttgcaTAG